In Glandiceps talaboti chromosome 4, keGlaTala1.1, whole genome shotgun sequence, a single window of DNA contains:
- the LOC144434159 gene encoding peroxisomal carnitine O-octanoyltransferase-like, with translation MASTEVNEKMYQYQDSLPSLPVPPLLKTLDKYLESVKPFVTKEEYKHTEEVVSEFGNGIGKQLHAKLEERAKQQRNWLEAWWEEVAYMSCREPIAVNINFGGPYPFHEDIWPSKPGSQLYRMSMLLWSYAKLWLMFRREEMPVDKARALGNKPMCMNQYYDLFNVCRIPGVASDTIIRNHKTESEGSCPCNIVIFRNGYMFTLDIVKNGEPVTPPEFYKQLTYIKSVCDSRPPGPGVGALTAWDRTSWAKARQHLIEIDPDNKKSLDVIEASIIAMVMDMDNSPSTGEEIAEMSLCGSDVYNRWFDKSSCIIVYSNGVVGCNCDHAPADAIAAIYGVNYLHKFLRNADYTWMENPLPEQNPADPEELKFNIDERIQSNIQESAEQYMKLANNVEVVYQPFHGYGKKVLKTFRIHPDTFIQQVLQLTYYKLHRKPAPTYETGTTRQFYHGRTETVRSCTVESLDWCKSVLDKKVPLSKKLELFKKAAEKHTKLMFEAVSGHGYDRHLLGLQILAKSTGITMPAIFLDQAWTKSGGNGNFVLSTSLAGYSQTIGACAPMVHNGYALTYIILDERLGFTVTAWKDNPETNAHKFFQTLTDTLNELRALTSAVTNEI, from the exons atggcatcaacagaagtaaatgaaaaaatgtaccaATACCAAGACAGTCTGCCTTCACTACCAGTTCCACCATTACTGAAAACACTGGACAAGTATTTAGAATCAG tGAAACCATTTGTAACTAAAGAGGAGTACAAACATACTGAGGAAGTTGTGAGTGAATTTGGGAATGGTATTGGTAAACAACTTCATGCCAAATTAGAAGAACGAGCCAAACAACAAAGAAACTGG CTTGAAGCTTGGTGGGAAGAAGTTGCATACATGTCATGTAGGGAGCCAATAGCAGTCAATATAAACTTTGGTGGTCCATATCCATTTCATGAAGACATCTGGCCATCCAAACCTGGATCTCAACTCTATAGGATGTCCATGCTGCTATGGTCCTATGCTAAGTTATGGCTCATGTTTCGAAG GGAGGAGATGCCAGTGGACAAAGCTAGGGCCTTGGGCAACAAACCAATGTGTATGAACCAATACTATGATTTATTTAACGTCTGTAGAATTCCTGGAGTTGCATCGGATACCATCATAAGAAATCATAAAACTG AGAGTGAAGGTTCCTGTCCATGtaacattgtcatttttagGAATGGTTACATGTTTACATTAGACATAGTGAAAAATGGTGAGCCTGTTACTCCACCAGAATTTTATAA ACAACTGACTTACATTAAGTCTGTATGTGATAGCAGACCACCAGGTCCAGGTGTTGGGGCACTAACTGCCTGGGATAGAACTTCATGGGCCAAG GCAAGGCAGCATCTGATTGAAATAGATCCAGACAATAAGAAGAGCCTTGATGTCATAGAAGCAAGCATCATTGCCATGGTGATGGATATGGACAATTCTCCATCAACTGGAGAAGAG ATTGCTGaaatgtcactgtgtggatctGATGTCTACAATCGCTGGTTTGATAAGTCTTCCTGTATTATAGTGTACAGCAATGGAGTAGTTGGCTGTAACTGTGAT CATGCACCAGCTGATGCAATAGCTGCCATATATGGTGTGAACTACCTGCATAAATTTCTACGAAATGCTGACTACACATGGATG GAAAACCCACTACCAGAACAAAATCCAGCAGATCCTGAGGAACTTAAATTTAACATTGATGAAAGAATACAGAGTAACATCCAAGAATCTGCTGAGCAGTACATGAAACTG gCTAATAATGTGGAAGTAGTTTATCAACCATTTCATGGTTATGGAAAGAAAGTGTTGAAGACTTTCCGAATTCATCCTGACACTTTCATTCAACAAGTCTTGCAGTTGACATATTATAAACTTCATAGAAA ACCTGCTCCCACCTATGAGACTGGTACCACTAGACAGTTTTACCATGGAAGAACAGAGACAGTGAGATCATGTACAGTGGAATCTCTTGATTGGTGTAAATCGGTACTGGATAAGAAGGTTCCG CTATCTAAGAAATTAGAGTTGTTCAAAAAGGCTGCAGAGAAGCATACCAAGTTGATGTTTGAAGCTGTCAGTGGCCACGGCTATGATAGGCATTTATTAGGCTTGCAGATCTTAGCTAAATCCACCGGAATTACAATGCCAGCAATATTTCTTGACCAGGCATGGACAAAAAG TGGTGGAAATGGAAACTTTGTTCTGTCCACCAGTTTAGCTGGCTATAGTCAGACCATTGGTGCATGTGCTCCTATGGTACACAATGGATATGCACTTACCTACATAATCCTGGATGAAAG GCTTGGTTTTACTGTGACTGCTTGGAAAGACAACCCAGAAACAAATGCACACAAGTTTTTCCAAACACTGACGGACACCTTGAATGAATTGAGAGCATTGACCAGTGCAGTGACAAATGAAATCTGA